The Naumannella cuiyingiana DNA window TGCTCGCCGATGAAGTAGCCCTGGTCGGAGGTGTAGATCACGATCGTGTCGTCGAACTGGTCGCGGTCGTCGAGCCAGTCGATCAGCCGGCCTACGTTGTCGTCGACGGATGCGATCACCGCCAGGTAGTCCTCCATGAACCGCTGGTACTTCCACGCCGCCAGATCGGAATAGCTCAGCCCCTCCGGCGGATCGATCTTGAGATCGTCGCGGCGCAGGTAGTCGGCGACCCGCATCGTCGCATGGTGGGCGGCAACGCTCCTGGTGTCGTAGTCGTCATCGAAGGTGTCCGGCAGCGGAATCGGGTCGGCATACATCCCGGCGTGCTTCGCGTCCGGCTCCCAGGGACTGTGCGGCGCCTTGTGATGAACGAGCAGGCACCACGGTTCGTCGGGAGCCTGGCTGTCGAGCCACCCGATGCCGAGATCGGTGATCACGTCGGTCACATATCCGGTCTCGGTGCGTTCGCCCGCCGCGGTGCGGAACCGCGGGTCGACGTACTCCCCCTGGCCGAGCAAGACGTCCCAGTAGTCGAAGCCCTGTGGGTCATGCGCCTCGCCGTGCCCCAGATGCCACTTGCCGACGAGCCCGGTGCGATATCCGTCCTCCTTCAGCCGGGAGACGAAGGTCGGCTGCGACGCGTCCATCGGTATCGCGAGCGTCAGCACCCCGTTCACGTGGCTGTAGGTGCCGGTCAGGATGCTCGCCCGGCTCGGGGCGCAGATGGCGTTGGTGCAGAAGCAGGAGTCCAACCGGGCACCCCGGCGAGCGATCTCGTCGATCCGGGGAGTGGCATTCACCACCGATCCGTACGCCCCGATCGCGCGAGCGGCATGATCGTCGCTCATGATCAACAAGATGTTCGGTCGGGTACGCATCAGGGCCCTCTCCGTGGTCACTCCTTCACTGCACCCGACAGCATGCCCGAGATGAATCGGCGCTGCAGGAACACGTAGACCACGAGCACGGGCAGGGCGACGAGAACGGCGGCGGCGGCGGTGACGCCCGGATCGCCGGTCCGGATGTTGCCGGCGAAGAACGACAGGGCCAGCGGCGCGGTCTGCACCGCCTGGTTCGTCGGCACCATGACCAGCGCCAGGAGGAACTCGTTCCAACTGAACAAGAAGATCAACGTGGCGAGCGTCCCGACGGCGGGACTGACCACGGGAAGCAGAACGTGGCGCAGTCCCTGCAGGCGGCTCGCACCGTCCAGGGCGGCGGACTCGGAGAGGCTGGGTGGGATGTCGGCGAACGCCGTGCGCATCCAGAAGGTGCCGAAGGCGAGTTGCAGACCGAGTTGCGGGAGGATCAGGGCGAGATAGCTGTTGGTCAGCCCCAGGCCGCGCAGTTGGTAGTAAAGAGGCACGATCATCGCCTCGACCGGCATCACCAGACCCAGCAACAACAGGCCCATGATCAGCCGCCCGAACGGCACCCGCATCATCGCCAACGGGTACGCCGCGAGCGCCGACAGCACGACCGTGCCGCAGACGACCACCGCCGAGACGATGGCCGAGGACACCAGCGCCTGATCGAAGTGGCCACCGGTCCATGCCCGCGCGAAGTTGTCGAGGGTGAAGCTGCTGGGCAGCGACATGCCGGTCGGCCGGCGGCCGGGCTCGCTGACGGCGAGCGCCAGGATCGAGAAGAACGGGTACAGCGCGACGATCGAGGCGAGGATCAACAAGGCATGGGTGATGCCGACTGCGGCGGGACGTTCCTTCATGATCGTCGCTCCCTCAGCGTCCACAGCACGATCCCGGTGACGGCCAGGATCAGGATGGTCAGCAGCACGCTGATCGCCGCGGCATAGCCGACCTCGCGGGTGAGGAACGCGCCCTGGTAGATGTACACCGACGGAACCGCCGTGGACGATCCCGGACCGCCGGCGGTGGTGTTCCAGACGATGTCGAAATTGCGCAGGGCGAAGGTGACGGTGAGCACGAGCGCGACCTGGATCTCCC harbors:
- a CDS encoding sulfatase, with protein sequence MTTERALMRTRPNILLIMSDDHAARAIGAYGSVVNATPRIDEIARRGARLDSCFCTNAICAPSRASILTGTYSHVNGVLTLAIPMDASQPTFVSRLKEDGYRTGLVGKWHLGHGEAHDPQGFDYWDVLLGQGEYVDPRFRTAAGERTETGYVTDVITDLGIGWLDSQAPDEPWCLLVHHKAPHSPWEPDAKHAGMYADPIPLPDTFDDDYDTRSVAAHHATMRVADYLRRDDLKIDPPEGLSYSDLAAWKYQRFMEDYLAVIASVDDNVGRLIDWLDDRDQFDDTIVIYTSDQGYFIGEHGWFDKRFMYEESLRMPFLISYPRAIAAGTESGEMVANVDFARTLLEAAGVQPDPRMQGRSFWRDLAPGTPEPARDGLYYRYWENDSSDHHVLAHYGLRTERYKIIYFYNDGLGVPGSGPYTYPPEWELYDLANDPDELHNVYHDPAYGEIREQLKRELWQAQAAVGDEPHPRQPAPGPLTVD
- a CDS encoding carbohydrate ABC transporter permease, with translation MKERPAAVGITHALLILASIVALYPFFSILALAVSEPGRRPTGMSLPSSFTLDNFARAWTGGHFDQALVSSAIVSAVVVCGTVVLSALAAYPLAMMRVPFGRLIMGLLLLGLVMPVEAMIVPLYYQLRGLGLTNSYLALILPQLGLQLAFGTFWMRTAFADIPPSLSESAALDGASRLQGLRHVLLPVVSPAVGTLATLIFLFSWNEFLLALVMVPTNQAVQTAPLALSFFAGNIRTGDPGVTAAAAVLVALPVLVVYVFLQRRFISGMLSGAVKE